In Vicinamibacterales bacterium, the following proteins share a genomic window:
- a CDS encoding multidrug efflux RND transporter permease subunit: protein MAKFFINRPIVAMVLSIIMVLLGVVAMKSLPIAQYPEIVPPMVQVTTTFVGASATDVEAAVATPLEQQINGVEQMIYMKSTNANDGTLTLKVSFEVGSNLDMDNVLTQNRVSQAQPQMPASVKNYGVSVKKALAFPLLVISIKSPKGTYDNQFLANYTTININDTLARIQGVGQINLFGGSDYAMRVWLRPDRIARLGITVPDIVNAISAQNQLSPAGQIGGPPARPGTEFTYTVRTQGRLLNEAEFGEIIIRSNPDGSQVKLKDVARLELGTMLYNAVGRHDSKPAAVIAIFQIPGTNAMQVADGIKKAMEQLKERFPRDMEYVVSLDTTLPVSEGINEIVHTLLEAVVLVIIVVFIFLQNWRATLIPLLTVPVSLVGAFMFFPLLGFSINVLSLLGLVLAIGIVVDDAIVVVEAVMHHIEHGLAPKEAAYKAMEEVTGPVIAIALILAAVFVPVGFMGGITGKLYQQFAITIAISVLLSALNALTLSPALSALLLKPAGGKSLLTPFYNGFNKVFGASTNGYMVVATYFVRKMGRGMVFVLLTVGLTVVLARHIPGGFVPEEDQGYLLVNALLPDAASLERTDAVMRQAEAVLEKNEAIQGFNTITGYSLLTGAYSSNMGFFFVQLKPWHDRHEEKDHSNGVVAALNRAFAEQIPGAQVVAFGPPSIPGLGTGAGFTMELQDRSGGSPDYLSEQTQRFMEAARKHPEIGRVSTLYRSSVPQIYADIDRSKVAKLGLSLSDVNTTLGALLGSAYINDFNRFGRVYKVYAQAEPEFRVDPSQFRLFSVRSNTGAMVPLDTLVTTKPIAGPEFTNRFNLYRTAELTGVPAEGFSSTQALDALEQTAKETLPPDMSYDWADMSFQERRAPGVALTFALAVLLVFLILAAQYESWGLPFSVLLGTPFGALGAFFGLWAARHFSTSYVNNVFAQIGLIMLIGLAAKNAILIVEFAKMEHEKGEPLAQAALTAARLRFRPILMTAFAFILGVVPLLTASGAGAEARKVMGMAVFAGMLIATILGVLLVPMLFVAVERMVGSSAPHPAKAGPPAPAVAGQSGGGAH, encoded by the coding sequence ATGGCCAAATTCTTCATCAATCGTCCGATCGTCGCCATGGTGCTGTCGATCATCATGGTGCTGCTCGGCGTGGTGGCGATGAAAAGCCTGCCGATCGCGCAGTATCCCGAGATCGTGCCGCCGATGGTGCAGGTGACGACGACGTTCGTCGGCGCCAGCGCGACCGACGTCGAGGCGGCGGTGGCAACGCCGCTCGAGCAGCAGATCAACGGCGTCGAGCAGATGATCTACATGAAGTCGACCAACGCCAACGACGGCACGTTGACGTTGAAGGTCTCGTTCGAGGTCGGCAGCAACCTCGACATGGACAACGTGCTGACGCAGAACCGGGTCAGCCAGGCGCAGCCGCAGATGCCGGCGTCGGTGAAGAACTACGGCGTCTCGGTCAAGAAGGCGCTGGCGTTTCCGCTGCTGGTCATCTCGATCAAATCGCCGAAGGGCACCTACGACAACCAGTTCCTCGCCAACTACACGACGATCAACATCAACGACACGCTGGCGCGCATCCAGGGCGTCGGCCAGATCAACCTGTTCGGCGGCAGCGACTACGCCATGCGCGTGTGGCTGCGTCCCGATCGCATCGCGCGCCTCGGCATCACCGTCCCCGACATCGTCAACGCGATCTCCGCGCAGAACCAGCTGAGCCCGGCCGGGCAGATCGGCGGTCCACCGGCGCGGCCAGGCACCGAGTTCACCTACACGGTTCGCACCCAGGGGCGCCTGCTCAACGAGGCAGAATTCGGCGAGATCATCATCCGCAGCAACCCCGACGGCTCGCAGGTGAAGCTGAAGGACGTCGCGCGTCTCGAGCTCGGCACGATGCTCTACAACGCCGTCGGCCGGCACGACAGCAAGCCCGCCGCCGTCATCGCGATCTTCCAGATTCCCGGCACCAACGCGATGCAGGTCGCCGACGGCATCAAGAAGGCAATGGAGCAGCTCAAGGAGCGCTTCCCGCGCGACATGGAATACGTGGTCTCGCTCGACACCACGCTGCCGGTGTCGGAGGGCATCAACGAGATCGTCCATACGCTCCTCGAAGCGGTCGTGCTCGTCATCATCGTCGTGTTCATCTTCCTGCAGAACTGGCGCGCCACGCTGATTCCGCTCCTCACCGTGCCGGTGTCGCTGGTCGGCGCGTTCATGTTCTTCCCGCTGCTGGGCTTCTCGATCAACGTCCTGTCGCTGCTCGGCCTCGTCCTCGCGATCGGCATCGTCGTCGACGACGCGATTGTCGTGGTCGAGGCGGTGATGCACCACATCGAGCACGGCCTGGCGCCCAAGGAGGCGGCCTACAAGGCGATGGAGGAAGTGACCGGACCGGTCATCGCCATCGCGCTCATCCTGGCGGCGGTGTTCGTGCCGGTCGGCTTCATGGGCGGGATCACCGGCAAGCTCTACCAGCAGTTCGCGATCACGATCGCGATTTCGGTGCTGCTGTCGGCGCTCAACGCGCTGACGTTGAGCCCGGCGCTGTCGGCGCTGCTGCTCAAGCCAGCCGGCGGCAAGTCGCTGCTGACGCCGTTCTACAACGGCTTCAACAAGGTGTTCGGGGCCAGCACCAACGGCTACATGGTCGTCGCCACCTACTTCGTGCGCAAGATGGGCCGCGGCATGGTGTTCGTGCTGCTAACCGTCGGCCTGACAGTCGTACTGGCGCGGCACATCCCCGGCGGGTTCGTGCCCGAGGAAGATCAGGGCTACCTCCTGGTCAACGCACTCCTGCCCGACGCGGCGTCGCTCGAGCGGACCGATGCGGTGATGCGGCAGGCGGAAGCCGTTCTCGAAAAGAACGAGGCGATCCAGGGGTTCAACACCATCACCGGCTATAGCCTGCTGACCGGCGCCTACTCGTCCAACATGGGTTTCTTTTTCGTGCAGTTGAAGCCGTGGCACGATCGCCACGAGGAAAAGGACCACTCCAATGGAGTCGTCGCGGCGCTGAATCGTGCGTTCGCCGAGCAGATTCCCGGCGCCCAGGTCGTGGCGTTCGGACCGCCGTCGATTCCGGGCCTAGGCACCGGCGCCGGCTTCACGATGGAACTGCAGGATCGCAGCGGCGGCTCACCCGACTATCTGTCGGAGCAGACGCAGCGGTTCATGGAGGCGGCGCGCAAGCACCCGGAGATCGGCCGCGTTTCGACGTTGTATCGCTCCAGCGTGCCGCAGATCTACGCCGACATCGACCGATCGAAAGTCGCCAAGCTGGGACTGTCGCTGAGCGACGTCAACACGACGCTCGGCGCGCTGCTCGGCAGCGCCTACATCAACGACTTCAACCGGTTCGGCCGCGTCTACAAGGTCTACGCGCAGGCCGAGCCGGAATTCCGCGTCGACCCCTCGCAGTTCCGGCTGTTCTCGGTGCGCAGCAACACCGGCGCCATGGTGCCGCTCGACACGCTGGTCACGACCAAGCCGATCGCCGGCCCCGAGTTCACCAACCGGTTCAACCTCTATCGCACCGCGGAACTGACCGGCGTGCCGGCCGAAGGATTCTCGTCGACGCAGGCGCTCGACGCGCTCGAGCAGACGGCGAAGGAAACGCTGCCGCCCGACATGAGCTACGACTGGGCCGACATGTCGTTCCAGGAACGGCGCGCCCCCGGCGTTGCCCTGACCTTCGCGCTCGCCGTGCTGCTGGTGTTCCTGATCCTCGCCGCCCAGTACGAGAGCTGGGGCCTGCCCTTCAGCGTCCTGCTCGGCACGCCGTTCGGCGCGCTCGGCGCCTTCTTCGGCCTGTGGGCGGCACGGCATTTCTCGACCAGCTACGTCAATAACGTGTTCGCGCAGATCGGCCTGATCATGCTGATTGGTCTCGCCGCCAAGAACGCGATCCTGATCGTCGAGTTCGCCAAGATGGAACACGAGAAGGGAGAGCCGCTGGCGCAGGCGGCGCTGACGGCGGCGCGGCTGCGTTTCCGGCCGATCCTGATGACCGCCTTCGCGTTCATCCTCGGCGTCGTGCCGCTGCTGACCGCGTCGGGCGCCGGCGCCGAAGCGCGCAAGGTCATGGGCATGGCCGTCTTTGCCGGAATGTTGATTGCGACGATCCTCGGTGTGCTGCTGGTGCCGATGCTGTTCGTCGCGGTGGAACGCATGGTCGGCAGTTCTGCCCCGCATCCCGCCAAGGCCGGGCCGCCCGCACCGGCGGTGGCCGGGCAGAGCGGCGGGGGGGCACATTGA
- a CDS encoding efflux transporter outer membrane subunit — protein sequence MRAAACLSLALLLAGCTVGPDYKRPVMVSPAQYRFDGAAQAASLADAPWMSVFSDTVLQDLIHEALTNNLDLRVAAARVEEARARAGIARSFRFPTVDAGFGFAASQGSRNAQPPQANEGEDRTFNNWNVGVQTAWDADLFGRLRRQNEAATAVFLSTEQGRRAVVVSLVGDVASAYFRLRELDLQLEIARRTLGINDDTIVYFRNRLQGGVSNRLELDQVQANRSVTAAAIPQIERDIALTENALSVLLGKPPASIARGRTLAEQQTPPTVPAGLPAALLERRPDVVAAEELLVAANADIGAAKALFFPSISLTGFFGGLSGDFTTLLSGGSIVWSAGFSLLQPVYNAGRNKHNYEAAQAQYQQALASYQKAALTAYREVADALIEIQKLREIRVQQEEGIAALADAADLSRSRYQSGLASYIEILIADQNLFQQQLLLAETRGAELRAVADLYRALGGGWTP from the coding sequence TTGAGGGCTGCCGCGTGTCTCTCACTGGCGCTGCTGCTGGCCGGCTGCACGGTCGGTCCCGACTACAAGCGCCCGGTCATGGTGTCGCCGGCGCAGTACCGCTTCGACGGAGCCGCGCAGGCGGCGTCGCTCGCCGACGCGCCGTGGATGTCGGTGTTCTCCGACACCGTGCTCCAGGATCTGATCCACGAGGCGCTGACCAATAACCTCGACCTGCGTGTGGCGGCGGCCCGCGTCGAGGAGGCGCGGGCCCGCGCCGGCATCGCGCGCTCGTTCCGCTTCCCCACCGTCGACGCCGGCTTCGGGTTCGCGGCCAGCCAGGGCTCCCGCAACGCGCAGCCGCCGCAGGCCAACGAAGGAGAGGACCGCACCTTCAACAACTGGAACGTCGGGGTGCAGACCGCCTGGGACGCCGATCTGTTCGGCCGGCTGCGGCGACAGAACGAGGCGGCGACGGCGGTGTTCCTCTCGACCGAACAGGGGCGGCGCGCCGTCGTCGTGTCCCTGGTCGGCGACGTGGCGTCGGCGTATTTCCGGCTGCGCGAGCTCGATCTGCAGCTCGAGATCGCCCGGCGCACGCTCGGCATCAACGACGACACCATCGTCTATTTCCGGAACCGCCTGCAGGGCGGCGTCTCCAACCGCCTCGAACTGGATCAGGTGCAGGCCAACCGCTCCGTGACGGCCGCGGCGATTCCCCAGATCGAGCGGGACATCGCGCTGACCGAGAACGCGCTGAGCGTGTTGCTCGGCAAGCCACCGGCGTCGATCGCCCGCGGCCGCACGCTCGCCGAACAGCAGACGCCGCCGACGGTGCCGGCGGGGTTGCCGGCGGCGCTGCTCGAACGCCGGCCCGACGTGGTCGCCGCCGAGGAGCTCCTGGTCGCGGCCAACGCCGACATCGGCGCGGCCAAGGCGCTCTTCTTCCCGTCGATCAGCCTGACCGGCTTCTTCGGCGGACTGAGCGGCGACTTCACCACGCTCCTGAGCGGCGGATCGATCGTCTGGTCGGCGGGATTCAGCCTGCTGCAGCCGGTCTACAACGCCGGCCGCAACAAGCACAATTACGAAGCGGCGCAGGCACAGTATCAGCAGGCGCTGGCGTCGTACCAGAAGGCGGCGCTGACGGCTTACCGCGAGGTGGCCGATGCGCTGATCGAGATCCAGAAGCTGCGCGAAATCCGCGTCCAGCAGGAAGAAGGCATCGCCGCGCTGGCGGATGCCGCCGACCTGTCGCGATCGCGCTATCAGTCCGGGCTGGCGTCCTACATCGAGATCCTGATCGCGGATCAGAACCTGTTCCAGCAGCAGTTGCTGCTGGCCGAGACGCGCGGCGCCGAGCTTCGCGCCGTCGCCGATCTCTACCGAGCCCTGGGCGGCGGCTGGACGCCGTAG
- a CDS encoding efflux RND transporter periplasmic adaptor subunit, producing MKTLAIVLVAVALAACDKAPPPAPPPPPEVTVGRVVQQDVPIYQELVGQTTGTQDVEIRARVEGYLQRVAFREGTIVNKGDLLYVIDPAPFEATIAGAKADLATAQARLDKTNNDVTRYTPLAKIQAVSQQELDNAVAAQAAATAMVDAGKASLQKATLDLSYTRVLAPVGGLIGTTKVKEGALVGRGENTLLTTISTIDPIKFRAGVAEAEYLRIRQQLEKTAGSSNLKEVPVELMLADGTTYSETGHPEFAERNVDAATGTLMIQFTFPNPSGLLRTGQYGRARFVLEKRTAAMLVPQRAVQEVQGQYSVATVSGDDAVTFHNVKVGPKTASSWVIEEGVKPGDRVIVEGLQRVKDGSKVTPREEPKPASAAGTK from the coding sequence GTGAAAACGCTCGCGATCGTGCTCGTGGCCGTCGCCCTTGCTGCCTGCGACAAGGCGCCGCCCCCGGCGCCGCCCCCTCCCCCTGAAGTAACGGTGGGGCGCGTCGTACAGCAGGACGTCCCGATTTATCAGGAACTGGTCGGCCAGACGACCGGCACGCAGGACGTCGAGATCCGGGCGCGCGTCGAAGGTTACCTGCAGCGTGTCGCCTTCCGTGAAGGGACGATCGTCAACAAGGGTGACCTGCTCTACGTGATCGACCCGGCGCCGTTCGAGGCGACGATCGCCGGAGCCAAGGCGGATCTGGCGACCGCGCAGGCGCGGCTGGACAAGACGAACAACGACGTCACGCGCTATACGCCGCTCGCCAAGATCCAGGCGGTCAGCCAGCAGGAGCTCGACAACGCCGTCGCCGCCCAGGCGGCAGCCACCGCCATGGTCGACGCCGGGAAGGCTTCCCTGCAAAAGGCGACGCTCGACTTGAGCTACACGAGAGTATTGGCGCCGGTGGGCGGGCTGATCGGGACGACGAAGGTCAAGGAAGGCGCGCTCGTCGGTCGCGGCGAGAACACGCTGCTGACGACGATCTCGACGATCGATCCGATCAAGTTCCGCGCCGGTGTCGCCGAGGCGGAGTACCTGCGCATCCGGCAGCAGCTGGAGAAAACGGCCGGCTCGTCCAACCTGAAGGAGGTGCCGGTGGAGCTGATGCTCGCCGACGGCACCACCTATAGCGAGACGGGCCACCCGGAATTCGCCGAGCGGAACGTCGATGCGGCGACCGGCACCCTGATGATCCAATTCACGTTCCCCAATCCCAGCGGGCTGCTGCGCACCGGCCAGTACGGCCGCGCCCGCTTCGTGCTCGAGAAGCGGACCGCCGCGATGCTGGTGCCGCAACGTGCCGTTCAGGAGGTGCAGGGACAGTACAGCGTCGCGACCGTCTCCGGCGACGACGCCGTCACCTTCCACAACGTCAAGGTCGGTCCCAAGACCGCGTCGTCGTGGGTGATCGAAGAAGGGGTCAAGCCCGGCGACCGCGTCATCGTCGAAGGACTGCAGCGGGTGAAGGACGGCAGCAAGGTGACGCCGCGTGAAGAGCCGAAGCCGGCGTCGGCGGCCGGGACCAAGTAA